Proteins encoded together in one Halalkaliarchaeum sp. AArc-CO window:
- a CDS encoding metal ABC transporter substrate-binding protein — protein MKRTRRSVLKSGLGVATVGATAGCLGGVVDENVRGYASFFALWDWAQQVGGDRFPFENPVEIGRMGHGWSPDGDLVRDIAGTECFLYLDTPEFSWAQDVARELERDYDDVRVIDAMEGLEPYLIPFDAEPMPEPDYGQEYAPDDLLFEEFDIYDRRSNEQLGYWHVEHWHGGVPEVAVDATVPIGIVIEDEQGRVVPLGDDEPYRVDARLADGAAEDVVEIESRGDRVVFHGRSVGRTEVVFEIYHEGELVYDTDEEPAGVEVVESTAGGSEGASEFHDPHVWTDPVLAIRVVERIAAELGEIDPEHADEYAENASAYVERLREIDGKFEALMDDADRDVAVLAGHDSFQYLEQRYGFELQTPVGVTADAAESFDDVSRLIDTIEEHSIDTVLYDPFEAHDPDEELPQMVEVIFEHTDVEEALPLTPAEGTTSDWQDNGWGWVEQMEKINLPSLRAALGA, from the coding sequence ATGAAACGCACGCGCCGATCCGTCCTGAAATCCGGGCTCGGCGTCGCCACCGTGGGAGCCACGGCCGGCTGCCTTGGCGGCGTTGTCGACGAGAACGTCCGGGGCTACGCGTCGTTTTTCGCCCTGTGGGACTGGGCCCAGCAGGTCGGCGGCGATCGGTTCCCGTTCGAAAACCCGGTCGAAATCGGTCGGATGGGTCACGGCTGGAGTCCAGACGGGGATCTGGTCCGGGACATCGCCGGCACCGAGTGTTTCCTCTATCTCGATACGCCCGAATTTAGCTGGGCGCAGGACGTCGCGCGAGAACTCGAGCGTGATTACGACGACGTCCGCGTCATCGACGCGATGGAGGGGCTTGAGCCGTATCTGATTCCGTTCGACGCCGAACCGATGCCTGAACCCGACTACGGTCAGGAGTACGCCCCCGACGACCTGCTGTTCGAGGAGTTCGACATCTACGATCGACGGTCGAACGAGCAACTCGGCTACTGGCACGTCGAGCACTGGCACGGGGGCGTCCCCGAGGTGGCCGTCGACGCTACCGTGCCGATCGGAATCGTCATCGAGGACGAACAGGGGCGGGTCGTCCCGCTCGGCGACGACGAACCGTATCGGGTCGACGCTCGACTGGCCGACGGCGCGGCGGAAGACGTCGTCGAGATCGAATCTCGGGGCGACCGTGTCGTGTTTCACGGGCGGTCCGTCGGACGCACCGAGGTCGTCTTCGAGATCTACCACGAGGGCGAACTCGTCTACGACACCGACGAGGAACCAGCAGGCGTCGAGGTGGTGGAGTCAACGGCCGGAGGATCCGAGGGGGCCAGCGAGTTTCACGATCCCCACGTCTGGACCGATCCGGTGCTCGCGATCCGAGTGGTCGAACGGATCGCCGCGGAACTCGGCGAGATCGACCCCGAGCACGCCGACGAGTACGCCGAGAACGCGTCCGCGTACGTCGAGCGGTTGCGGGAGATCGACGGCAAGTTCGAGGCGCTAATGGACGACGCCGATCGCGACGTCGCCGTACTCGCCGGACACGACTCCTTCCAGTATCTCGAACAGCGGTACGGCTTCGAACTTCAGACGCCCGTCGGCGTGACTGCCGACGCGGCGGAGTCGTTCGACGACGTCTCCCGGCTCATCGATACCATCGAGGAGCACAGCATCGACACTGTTCTGTACGACCCGTTCGAAGCGCACGATCCCGACGAGGAACTTCCGCAGATGGTCGAGGTCATCTTCGAACACACCGACGTCGAGGAGGCGCTGCCGCTCACTCCAGCCGAGGGGACGACGAGCGACTGGCAGGACAACGGCTGGGGCTGGGTCGAACAGATGGAAAAGATCAATTTGCCGTCACTCCGGGCGGCGCTGGGAGCGTAA
- a CDS encoding twin-arginine translocation signal domain-containing protein yields the protein MERSRRTFVTSGLGVVAAGTLAGCAGDVPGDTDGTPEPEETPEPTPESESHSVRLLVEGVGRSGSEDDHDDDHEDDDHDDDHDDDHEDDDHDHDDDHDDHDDDHDHDDEGLDDHAIEHACGHMQFDEPESIAGGSSGDEAPVIRTTHQPFDVTVEDDGAYVVFEVGDNHDDDHDHDDDHDHDDDHDHDDDHDDEHDDHDEDHDDHDDEHDDHDDDHDDDHDHDDDHDDHDDDHEDDHDDHEDDHDDDHDHDDHENGSRFGFFTQYGTVEVVDGHFHHEEHGVEECNDIDAYVVAEPHDGKVTLRVTPS from the coding sequence ATGGAGCGATCACGGAGAACGTTCGTAACGTCCGGTCTGGGTGTCGTCGCTGCGGGGACGCTCGCCGGTTGCGCCGGGGACGTCCCGGGCGATACCGACGGAACGCCCGAACCAGAAGAGACGCCCGAACCGACGCCGGAATCGGAGAGTCACTCGGTACGGCTTCTCGTCGAGGGCGTCGGGCGTAGTGGTTCAGAAGATGATCACGACGACGATCACGAGGACGACGACCACGACGATGATCACGACGACGATCACGAGGACGACGACCACGATCACGACGACGATCACGACGACCACGACGACGACCACGATCACGACGACGAAGGCCTCGACGACCACGCCATCGAACACGCGTGCGGTCACATGCAGTTCGACGAACCCGAATCGATCGCAGGAGGCTCATCAGGGGACGAGGCTCCCGTAATCCGTACGACTCACCAGCCTTTCGACGTCACGGTCGAAGACGACGGTGCATACGTCGTGTTCGAAGTTGGTGATAACCACGACGACGACCACGACCACGACGACGACCACGACCACGACGACGACCACGACCACGACGACGACCACGACGACGAACACGACGACCACGACGAAGATCACGACGACCACGACGACGAACACGACGACCACGACGACGACCACGACGACGACCACGACCACGACGACGATCACGACGACCACGACGACGACCACGAGGACGACCACGACGACCACGAGGACGATCACGACGACGACCACGATCACGACGACCACGAAAACGGCTCCCGCTTCGGGTTCTTCACACAGTACGGCACCGTGGAGGTCGTGGACGGTCACTTCCACCACGAGGAACACGGCGTCGAGGAGTGCAACGACATCGACGCGTATGTCGTCGCAGAACCGCACGACGGCAAAGTCACGCTTCGCGTCACCCCCAGCTAG
- a CDS encoding metal ABC transporter permease, with protein MLWVLDRWSDLMLFLADHFGIAMLEYGFMHRAFLVGILIAVMAPLIGTFLVHRQLALIGDALAHTAFAGVAVGLFVNAVLGTGVSPYLTAVVVAMVAALAIELISEVTDAYNDVSMAIVLSTGFALGAVLISINAGGLAVGVNQYLFGNLSTVTNQNAILLIGLFSIIALVVGVTYKQLLYVTFDETAARVAGINVRWYNRIMVMLTAMVVVGAMQIMGVILVAAMLVVPVAGAAQLARSFQEALLASVILAELAVLVGITLSFHYEATAGGTIVLVAVAIYVVAVLFGKLQSNWADAGEPHSIGDEQTAD; from the coding sequence ATGCTGTGGGTGCTCGACCGGTGGAGCGATCTCATGCTGTTTCTCGCCGACCACTTCGGGATCGCGATGCTCGAGTACGGGTTCATGCACCGGGCGTTCCTGGTGGGGATCCTGATCGCGGTGATGGCCCCCCTGATCGGAACGTTTCTCGTCCACAGACAGCTCGCGCTCATCGGCGACGCGCTCGCACACACCGCGTTCGCGGGCGTGGCGGTCGGGCTGTTCGTCAACGCGGTCCTCGGAACCGGCGTCTCGCCGTATCTCACGGCCGTGGTCGTCGCCATGGTCGCCGCACTGGCGATCGAACTCATCTCGGAGGTGACCGACGCCTACAACGACGTGTCGATGGCGATCGTGCTTTCGACGGGGTTCGCCCTGGGGGCGGTCCTGATAAGTATCAACGCCGGCGGCCTCGCAGTCGGCGTCAACCAGTATCTGTTCGGGAACCTCTCGACGGTGACGAACCAGAACGCGATCCTCCTGATCGGACTGTTCTCGATAATCGCTCTCGTGGTCGGTGTCACGTACAAGCAGTTGTTGTACGTCACGTTCGACGAGACGGCAGCCAGGGTCGCCGGAATCAACGTCCGCTGGTACAACCGAATCATGGTGATGCTCACCGCGATGGTCGTCGTCGGTGCGATGCAGATCATGGGGGTGATCCTCGTCGCGGCGATGCTCGTCGTCCCGGTTGCGGGTGCTGCCCAGCTCGCACGGAGTTTCCAGGAGGCGCTGCTCGCGTCGGTGATCCTCGCCGAACTGGCCGTACTCGTGGGCATCACGCTGTCGTTTCATTACGAGGCGACCGCCGGCGGGACGATCGTGCTCGTCGCCGTCGCCATCTACGTCGTCGCCGTGCTGTTCGGGAAGCTCCAGTCGAACTGGGCGGACGCCGGGGAGCCACACTCGATCGGTGACGAGCAAACGGCAGATTGA
- a CDS encoding metal ABC transporter ATP-binding protein, whose translation MSLIAVENVSFGYTASPVVTDISFHVDPGEYVGIIGPNGSGKSTLLQLILGLHNPDEGSVRLFGHPAREFVERERVGYVAQDVTENTKQMPITVAEVVLMGRFPHTGFGRVGAKDRELTRKALRTVGIEHLADRRITKLSGGQRQRAYIARALAGEADLLVLDEPTVGVDAESVDAFFDLLSDLNDEGMTILLVEHDIGAVLEHTERVLCLNRELYFDGPPVEFAESDALDRAFGTNVRRDDGVTVA comes from the coding sequence ATGTCACTCATCGCCGTCGAAAACGTCTCCTTTGGATACACAGCCAGCCCAGTCGTAACGGACATTTCGTTTCATGTCGATCCCGGCGAGTACGTCGGGATCATCGGCCCCAACGGGTCCGGAAAGAGCACGCTCCTCCAGTTGATTCTCGGACTCCACAACCCCGATGAGGGGAGCGTTCGTCTGTTCGGTCACCCCGCCCGGGAGTTCGTCGAACGGGAGCGCGTCGGTTACGTCGCCCAGGACGTCACCGAAAACACGAAACAGATGCCGATCACCGTCGCCGAGGTGGTCCTCATGGGGCGGTTCCCACACACTGGCTTCGGACGGGTGGGTGCAAAAGATAGGGAACTCACCCGGAAGGCGCTTCGGACGGTCGGGATCGAGCACCTCGCCGACAGGCGCATCACGAAACTGTCGGGCGGGCAGCGCCAGCGTGCGTACATCGCCCGGGCGCTGGCCGGCGAGGCCGACCTCCTCGTCCTCGACGAGCCGACGGTCGGCGTCGACGCCGAGTCGGTCGACGCGTTCTTCGATCTCCTGAGCGACCTCAACGACGAGGGCATGACGATCCTACTCGTCGAACACGACATCGGGGCCGTCCTCGAACACACCGAACGGGTCCTGTGTCTCAACCGCGAACTGTACTTCGACGGCCCGCCGGTCGAGTTCGCCGAAAGCGACGCGCTGGATCGGGCATTCGGAACTAACGTTCGCCGAGACGACGGGGTGACCGTCGCGTGA
- a CDS encoding metal ABC transporter substrate-binding protein, with amino-acid sequence MREQHSEPNSSHPVSRRQFAGLAAGGLASGIAGCLGAGSPDGGNQSADADDGSDGDQYVAVASFFTFYDFARKIADGTPVRVDNLVPTGLHGHGWDPDPSITRDIIDADVFVNVGPDFQPWADRAIQTVRDDGADTQMINAREGIDLIDLADTVEDDEQVDSGKDPHFWLDPLRAKESVDNIATGFAEIVPEHEDTFLENAAAITDELDTLHAEWEEIFERAEREVVFLAAHNAFEYVGRRYGATIQPLVSNLAAEDDVRPADMQRAEDTIAEHDIRHIGAAIFESRRPARQLREETGVEAYYPVTPYAGTTEEWVDRGWGYFDIAREINMKTFEIVLDAGDPAPEFDEEWRNFD; translated from the coding sequence ATGAGAGAGCAACATTCTGAACCGAACAGTTCGCATCCTGTCTCGCGACGACAGTTTGCCGGCCTGGCAGCGGGGGGGCTCGCTTCCGGCATAGCGGGTTGTCTGGGGGCCGGATCGCCGGACGGTGGGAACCAGTCTGCCGACGCCGACGACGGGTCCGACGGAGACCAGTACGTGGCAGTCGCGTCGTTTTTCACGTTCTACGATTTCGCGCGGAAGATTGCGGACGGAACGCCGGTTCGGGTCGACAACCTCGTTCCGACGGGCCTCCACGGTCACGGCTGGGATCCGGATCCCTCGATAACGCGGGACATCATCGACGCGGACGTGTTCGTCAACGTCGGTCCGGACTTTCAGCCGTGGGCGGATCGGGCGATACAGACCGTCCGGGACGACGGTGCGGACACGCAGATGATCAACGCCCGTGAGGGGATCGACCTGATCGATCTCGCGGATACGGTCGAGGACGACGAGCAGGTCGACAGCGGGAAGGATCCACACTTCTGGCTGGACCCCCTGCGGGCGAAAGAGTCCGTCGACAACATCGCTACCGGCTTCGCCGAGATCGTTCCGGAGCACGAAGACACGTTTCTCGAGAACGCGGCCGCAATCACCGACGAACTCGACACACTCCACGCCGAATGGGAGGAGATCTTCGAACGAGCCGAGCGCGAGGTGGTTTTCCTCGCGGCTCACAACGCGTTCGAATACGTCGGACGGCGCTACGGGGCGACGATCCAGCCGCTCGTTTCGAACCTGGCGGCGGAAGACGACGTCCGACCGGCCGACATGCAGCGCGCAGAGGATACGATCGCCGAACACGACATTCGTCACATCGGTGCGGCGATCTTCGAGTCCCGGCGTCCAGCACGACAGCTCCGCGAAGAAACCGGCGTCGAAGCGTACTACCCCGTCACGCCGTACGCCGGAACCACCGAGGAGTGGGTCGATCGCGGCTGGGGCTACTTCGATATCGCCCGGGAGATCAACATGAAGACGTTCGAGATCGTTCTCGACGCGGGCGATCCGGCACCCGAGTTCGACGAGGAGTGGCGGAACTTCGACTAG
- a CDS encoding ATP-binding protein produces MDHFVNREDELARLHGCYESDDAEMVVVFGRRRLGKTQLVQHSLSDCDDVVVYQATETTSQIQLDEFVDVASENFPSITQIKQNWEALLGYLGDQDGIVVLDEFPYLIDADESLPSVIQRLWDQRLQNTSGTLVLIGSSISMMEEATLLGNSPLYGRFTERLDLRPLNFAAAQEFVPDEYSPEERIFTWGIFGGVPYYLDGVDLGRDLGTVLAEEVLSQKGYLHNEPEYVLRTELTDPNRYFAILTAIAAGKTTSNEIAQAIGIDGKQISTYTQKLERLRLIEREVPITEEKAKSRRGRYRILDPLFRFWFRFVYGKEDRYERLGANAYDAVIEPELPDFVSHEFEGLCQDALPGLYPAETFLDIGRWWYKEHEVDVVGFTTDGTMVAGECKFTNAPLDYGALASLEDHAAEIRWTPDTDERNTKYALFTRNGATQSVQEAVSERDDLQLFELGDITEHA; encoded by the coding sequence ATGGACCACTTCGTGAATCGAGAAGATGAACTCGCTCGGCTACACGGATGCTACGAGTCCGATGACGCAGAGATGGTCGTCGTTTTCGGTCGCCGACGCCTCGGGAAGACACAGCTCGTCCAGCACTCGCTCTCCGACTGTGACGACGTAGTCGTCTATCAGGCCACGGAGACCACCTCCCAAATACAGCTTGACGAGTTCGTCGATGTCGCCTCCGAAAACTTCCCCAGCATCACGCAGATCAAACAGAACTGGGAAGCGCTACTCGGATATCTGGGGGATCAGGACGGAATCGTAGTCCTTGACGAATTCCCCTACCTCATCGACGCCGACGAGAGCCTTCCGTCCGTCATTCAGCGACTATGGGACCAGCGGCTCCAGAACACCTCGGGAACGCTGGTTCTGATCGGGTCATCGATCAGTATGATGGAAGAAGCGACGCTTCTCGGGAACAGTCCCTTATACGGACGATTCACGGAACGACTTGACCTCCGACCCCTCAACTTCGCTGCTGCACAGGAGTTCGTCCCGGACGAGTATTCGCCCGAAGAGCGGATCTTCACCTGGGGAATCTTCGGTGGCGTTCCGTACTATCTCGATGGCGTCGATCTCGGACGGGACCTCGGAACGGTTCTGGCCGAGGAAGTCCTCTCCCAGAAGGGATATCTACACAACGAACCGGAGTACGTGCTCCGCACCGAACTCACAGATCCGAACCGGTATTTTGCGATCCTCACTGCCATCGCTGCTGGAAAGACGACGTCGAACGAGATCGCTCAAGCGATAGGAATCGATGGGAAGCAGATATCGACGTACACACAGAAGTTGGAGCGTCTGCGGCTCATCGAGCGGGAGGTCCCGATCACCGAAGAGAAAGCAAAGTCGCGCCGCGGGCGCTATCGAATCCTCGATCCGCTGTTCCGGTTCTGGTTCCGTTTCGTCTACGGCAAGGAAGATCGATACGAACGACTCGGAGCAAATGCCTACGACGCAGTCATTGAGCCGGAACTTCCAGATTTCGTGAGTCACGAATTCGAGGGGCTCTGCCAAGACGCACTCCCAGGGCTCTACCCCGCAGAGACGTTCCTCGATATCGGTCGCTGGTGGTATAAGGAACACGAGGTTGACGTCGTCGGATTCACCACGGACGGAACGATGGTTGCGGGCGAATGCAAGTTCACGAACGCACCGCTTGACTACGGAGCTCTCGCCTCGCTCGAAGACCATGCCGCCGAGATTCGATGGACGCCGGACACCGATGAGAGAAACACCAAGTACGCCTTATTCACCCGAAATGGTGCGACACAGTCCGTTCAGGAAGCCGTGTCCGAGCGCGATGACCTACAACTGTTCGAGCTTGGAGATATTACG